GTTTCTCATTCCGATTGGGTTAATGTTGTCTAGGTTTCTTCGTCATGATTTGGATTGCCGCCGTCATGTTCAAGTCCAACGATATCCTGCGCAAGCAGACTGCCCTCAAGGTTTGTGCGTCCTATCTTCTGTATCAGCATCAACGCGCTTGTTCTGCCTCTAGACGATTGTTTGGATGGTGTATTGCTGATCATGTCAGGCCTGGGCAGCAACTGCCAACAGAAATGAGGCAATATCTTCTTAGTATTCGTAAGATCATGATGCATAGCTGCTCTGGAAACCTAGTGAACGAATGCAAACCCTTTTGCCACCGTCAGCGGCAGAGCTACAATACATAAGTGTGTAAATTGCGAGCTGGCCGTGAATTGCCCGAACCGACCACCAGCACTTACGTGGGAATATGCAGCTGCCCATGCAACATTTATGTGTTGCCCACCAGCCCTTATGTGGGGATATGCGGCTGCCCATGTGACATTTATGCGCACAACACGGTGTCTGCCTAGAAGCCTCATTATTTGATTTGAAAAGAATTATGTGGCTGATTCAATTGTCCTTTCTTCTTTTAGGAAACGAAATGTGTACAACTAAGAGTAATTGATAGCAACAATAATTTCTAAGCCTATAGTACAATCCATTCCACTCTGAAGTTAATGCACCATGTCCATGCCTTATTACGATTACTTGAGTAGGTGTTACCATCTGCCAGTTATGTTGTTCAATCGCGCACGAAGAACAACACAGAGGTATAATCGGTGGCTCGCAAAACTGTTGAAGCCTCTTTAGCTGGACTTGAATACATGCTCTGGCGTCAGGAAAGGCGGCACTCTTAATTAGGCATACAAGGGTAAGGCAGGGCTTAGCTGCTGGGGATGAAACATATTGCCCAGCCGATGGCATTTGTGTGAGCGCCACGTCCGCATAATGCCGCTAGAACTGTGTAGTGAGCCGCAGTTAGCGACATTGCTATTTTATGAGGGATTGAGGTAGCTGTTTCGAGGACTGCCACTTAACCTGCACAAGCAGACTGATCTCAAGGTTTGTGGTTCTTAGCTTGTGCATCTATGAACGTGCTTCTCCTGCGTCTAGAGGTTAGTTAGAAATGCTGTATTGCTGCCATGTTAGGCCTGGGCAGCAACTGCCAGCAGAATGTGACAATATCTTCTTAGTATACTTAAGATCATGATTTTTTTTAGATTCACAGGGAGACACCTCCCCGGTTCCATTTATAGCATAAACTAAATCACGTTGTTCAAAGTATCAAAAGGAAATCCAGAGCATCTAAAAGTTTTAACCGAAGCTACACCCATAGATAATGATGCATAGCTGCTCTGCAAACCTAGTGAACAGATGCAAACCCTTCTGTTACCGTCAGCGGTGGAGTTACACTGGGTTAGGATGTAAGTGGACAAATTGTAAGCTGGGCACAACTCACTACACGGGCCACCAGCCCTTATGTGGGAATATGCGATGCCCATGTAACATTTATGTGTTTCCCCACCAGCCCATATGCGAGGATATTCGTCGGCCCATGTAATATCTAGGTGGCAAACGCGGTGTGCCGGTGTCTGCCAAAAACTTTCTTCTTTTGGGAAACAAAATGTGTACAACTAAGAGTAATTGATAACAACAATAATTTCTAAGCCTATAATACAATCTATTCCACTCTGAAGTTAATGCACCATGACCATGCCCTACTACGATTACTTGAGTAGGTATTACCATATGCCAGTTATGTTGTTAAATCGCACACGAAGAGCAACACGTAGATGTATAATAGGTGGCTCACTGAACTGTTGAAGCCTCTTGAATCCATGCTCTGGCGCCAGGAAAGCGGTGTTCTTAATTAGGCATAAAAGGGCCAGGGCTTAGCAGCTGGTGGTGGAACATATTGCTGGAACTATGAAACGTGTTCGTCAGCTGATGGCATTTGTGTGAGTGCCACGTCCACATAATGCCACTAAAACTGTGCAGTTAGCCGCAGTTAGTGATAATGCTATTTTATGGGGGATTGAGGTAGTAGTTTTGAGGACATAACATCGGTCACCTTGGGGCTATGGAGGTCCCAGCCTCCCCCCACGATAACTTCTTTTCATGGTTTTCCATGTATGCTTAGAGGAGCTGGAAAACACAAGAGATGTTTTGACATCCAAATCTGCTCTAAAATGTGATTATTATGTATATTTCTTCTTTGCTTTAAGTTAATGATATGAATGGCCATTTAAGCACGATCCTCAGCTGCTCAATCACTTGACTTTGCTCTTCTTATTTCAGGGGGAGAGAAAAATGGCAATGCTTGTTGTGATTATAATAGCATTCATTATCCACGTGTTTGGAGTCTACTTTTGGTACAGGAATGATGATCTTGTTAGACCTCTGGTGTTGCTTCCTCCAAAAGAAATACCACCATTTTGGCATGCTATATTTTTCATCGCTGTGAATGGTATTCTCTTTTCCCTCATGCAGCATGAATATTATCCATTTGGGGCCTCTTTGCTTCAAAGGATTTCCATATGATTGTATTACTTTGGGTTCTTTTGTGCGTGGGTTGTTCGATTTGTAGGATTGGATTTTTTCCCACTGTCTCATGTGCGCTCTATACTGAGACCATTTTGAAAAATTCCTATAGTTTTCGTGTGATGCACTCAAACATCCTTCCGATCACTCTGATTGAACTTTttctgatcatattgtatcaagaGGGCATGTCATTGTATTTTAACATCTTTCTTGTtactattttttgaattttgtgaacCAAAGATGCCCTCAGTAATTTCATGAACTCAACTCTTTGGGCATCTGAAAAAATTGACAATATGTATACATATTGTACACATCAATTTATGTGTGTTTTCTGTTGTGAAGCGGGTTATGTACCATCGCTACGTGTTAACAATACAATCGCCATTCCAAAATAAGTGTCAGTCGCAGCTTTGTCTAGAAAAAGCTGCTACACTTAttttggaacagagggagtatcaaAGTAGCACTTTCCTCAAAATTTCTAATCAGGCTGATCGCTGTTTTTGTGCAACAGACACAATGGTGCGGCAAGCTGCTATGGTGGTCAAGTGTGTGCTGCTCATGTACTACAGAAACAGCAAAGGTCGCCACTATCGTAGACAGGTAATCTGCTGTGCATATTCACATTCAGCTAATTATGTACTTTTACCAGTTTTGGTAGATAGATGTACGGGCACACACCCACAATCTTTTTTGGTTCTAATTCTGATTGAACTTTTTCCTCAGGGTCAAATGTTGACAGTTGTGGAATATTCCTTACTTCTGTACCGTGCGTTATTACCGGCTCCTGTGTGGTATAGGTTTTTTCTGAACAAGGAATATGGAGGTCTTTTTTCATCTCTAACAACTGGATTGTACCTTACTTTCAAGGTGGCATCAATGGTAGAAAAGGTACGTCTAGTGTTTAGTTCCCCTGTTTCATTTCTTAAGCGATGCTGGGCTGATAATGTAATTGACATTACTGCTGCTTCCTACACAGGTTCGGTCACTTTTGGCTTCGGTGAGTGCCCTGTCTCAGAAGGACTTGCATTATGGTTTGCATGCAACAACTGAACAGGTAATGCAGTGTTAGGCTTCTAGGCATATCAGTGAAATGTGGTGGTGATACATGTATTATTTGGTTGATACCTCTGGAGCTATTTGCTGAGAAAAGCTTGCTTTCATTTCACTTCATGGTCTGCAGGTTCTTGCTGCTGGAGATCTGTGTGCTATATGCCAAGAAAAGATGCATGCTCCCATCCTCCTGCAGTGTAAACATATCTTTTGCGAAGACTGTGCCTCTGAATGGTATGGCATACACATTTGGTTTGATGCCTACCCAGCTGTCATCTAACAATAACCAAATTGAAACTTTGGTGAATGATGGCAGGTTGGAGCGGGAGCGGACATGCCCGTTGTGCAGGGCGCTGGTCAAGCCAGGAGATATCCGATCATTCAGCGATGGTTCAACGACCCTCTTCTTTCAGCTGTTCTAGAAAACCAACGAGAATCGCTAACCTTCGGCC
This Lolium perenne isolate Kyuss_39 chromosome 1, Kyuss_2.0, whole genome shotgun sequence DNA region includes the following protein-coding sequences:
- the LOC127292929 gene encoding uncharacterized protein, producing MDAPPPPSPPPPAAAGGYAARFSPTGFIHAPLAALFEYSSGVLRAQANNNGPQRGEPADGEVSIRIVGPDGEPAPPRAPGDAPVDEEAPAARGDEAAAGRADPPYGGYDVQRAARWVEHALPFSLLLLGVFIRQHLQGFFVMIWIAAVMFKSNDILRKQTALKGERKMAMLVVIIIAFIIHVFGVYFWYRNDDLVRPLVLLPPKEIPPFWHAIFFIAVNDTMVRQAAMVVKCVLLMYYRNSKGRHYRRQGQMLTVVEYSLLLYRALLPAPVWYRFFLNKEYGGLFSSLTTGLYLTFKVASMVEKVRSLLASVSALSQKDLHYGLHATTEQVLAAGDLCAICQEKMHAPILLQCKHIFCEDCASEWLERERTCPLCRALVKPGDIRSFSDGSTTLFFQLF